The following coding sequences are from one Paludisphaera rhizosphaerae window:
- a CDS encoding sugar ABC transporter substrate-binding protein: MRGLEFVGSGLRRSWIAAALALVSAGCETQPPPSLANRAKTTAASSGQGMKSLEVALDPNSPTEVEVLKVAARTQAGLDTVRVQFAEAAGGQAVAVREAIARKPPAIIIEAPETTDPELVKAVAEAKAKGILVVAVGRPLGGEGASAEGSGREVVVAPRPFAESAPELVKLAARNAVNGKLDPKAGALVVSRPAVDPLVADRAAALKKALADFGVAEVDEFRYEGDLAAGKAAILERLAAHPKATMVLAADSVSLAAAQGAVRRERRYSIAGYSGDESVVRSMIKTGEYAGVGLFFMDRILRKGINVAVHVLRGDKVSDRVGVDIEIVSSGLQTGLPQGPPDDDSKTKKPFEAE, encoded by the coding sequence TTTGGCCAACCGCGCCAAGACGACGGCCGCATCGTCGGGTCAGGGGATGAAGAGCCTGGAGGTCGCGCTGGATCCGAATTCCCCCACCGAGGTGGAAGTTCTGAAGGTCGCGGCGCGGACTCAGGCCGGGTTGGATACGGTCCGGGTTCAGTTCGCCGAAGCCGCCGGCGGTCAGGCGGTCGCCGTCCGCGAGGCGATCGCCCGCAAGCCGCCGGCGATCATCATCGAGGCTCCTGAGACCACCGACCCCGAACTCGTGAAGGCCGTTGCCGAGGCGAAGGCCAAGGGGATCCTCGTGGTCGCCGTCGGCCGGCCTCTGGGCGGCGAAGGCGCGTCCGCCGAGGGATCCGGGCGCGAAGTGGTCGTCGCGCCCAGGCCGTTCGCCGAGTCCGCCCCGGAACTCGTGAAACTGGCTGCGCGGAACGCCGTGAACGGCAAGCTCGACCCCAAGGCGGGAGCGCTGGTCGTCTCCAGGCCGGCCGTCGACCCCCTGGTCGCCGACCGCGCCGCGGCTTTGAAGAAGGCGCTGGCCGACTTCGGCGTCGCTGAGGTCGACGAGTTCCGATACGAGGGCGACCTCGCCGCGGGCAAGGCCGCCATCCTGGAACGACTGGCCGCGCACCCCAAGGCGACGATGGTTCTCGCGGCCGATTCGGTGAGCCTTGCCGCCGCCCAGGGGGCCGTCAGGCGGGAACGCCGCTATTCGATCGCCGGCTACAGCGGCGACGAGTCCGTCGTCCGGTCGATGATCAAAACCGGCGAGTACGCCGGCGTCGGCCTCTTCTTCATGGACAGGATCCTCCGCAAGGGGATCAACGTCGCCGTCCACGTTCTCCGCGGCGACAAGGTTTCGGATCGCGTCGGGGTCGACATTGAGATCGTCTCCTCGGGCCTCCAGACCGGCCTTCCCCAGGGGCCTCCCGACGACGACTCGAAGACGAAGAAGCCGTTCGAAGCCGAGTGA